Proteins from a genomic interval of Candidatus Desulfofervidus auxilii:
- a CDS encoding permease translates to MLVPTIIMAFLTLVLIYIGYRKGDGEYILGLKAGFNLMIEVLPLLFFSFLVAGLIQVVIPETVISKWIGEEAGIKGILLAALAGFLIPGGPYLVLPILAGLLYQGLSIGSAMAFYTAKFLCGFSRLPIEIAILGWKFILVRIVITSFFPILAGIMTNILFGRFFK, encoded by the coding sequence ATGTTAGTTCCTACTATTATTATGGCCTTTTTGACTTTGGTGTTAATTTACATTGGCTACCGCAAAGGAGATGGGGAATATATTTTAGGCTTGAAAGCAGGTTTTAATCTTATGATTGAAGTTTTACCTCTTTTATTTTTTTCTTTTTTAGTTGCAGGTTTAATTCAAGTAGTCATTCCTGAGACAGTTATTTCTAAGTGGATTGGAGAAGAAGCTGGTATTAAAGGTATACTTCTAGCAGCCTTAGCTGGGTTTCTTATTCCTGGAGGCCCCTATCTGGTATTACCTATTTTAGCAGGTTTGTTGTATCAAGGATTAAGTATAGGCAGTGCTATGGCCTTTTACACAGCCAAATTTTTGTGTGGTTTTTCACGATTGCCTATAGAAATAGCTATTCTAGGTTGGAAATTTATCCTTGTACGCATTGTTATTACTTCTTTTTTTCCTATTTTAGCAGGAATAATGACGAATATATTATTTGGAAGATTTTTCAAGTAG
- a CDS encoding alpha-hydroxy-acid oxidizing protein, translated as MKSKNSHQNSAKQKEKNYKLRFPDFLIYRDELRCNNCKLCIKECSYGVHYYDKKLKRVLSDEMKCVGCKRCEAMCPNNALIIRRNSFSFRENALWTETYIKNIYKQAETGGVLLTGAGNPLPYPIYWDKMLLDACQVTNPSIDPLREPMEIRTFLGRKPDALEVDKEGDRYSLKTTLSPQIVIDYPILFAAMSYGALNLNVHRALARAAEELNTLYNTGEGGLHPELYKYGKHTIVQCASGRFGVHPRYLKAGVAIEIKIGQGAKPGIGGHLPGEKVDEEISMTRMIPVGTDALSPAPHHDIYSIEDLKQLIYALKEATNYEKLVFVKIAAVHNVAAIASGIVRAGADVIVIDGFRGGTGAAPTMIRDHVGIPVELALAAVDERLRKEGIRNQISIIVSGGIRCSADVVKAIALGADAVYIGTAALIALGCTLCQHCYTGKCPWGIATNDPKLRKRIKPEEAAKRLVNLVKAWGHEIKEMLGAMGINALESLRGNRERLRGIGLNEKELSILGIKHAGE; from the coding sequence ATGAAATCGAAAAATAGTCATCAAAATTCCGCCAAGCAGAAAGAAAAAAATTATAAACTGCGTTTTCCTGATTTTCTTATCTATAGGGATGAATTAAGGTGTAATAATTGTAAGCTTTGTATAAAGGAATGCTCTTATGGTGTTCATTATTATGATAAGAAATTAAAGAGGGTGCTTTCGGATGAGATGAAGTGTGTTGGATGTAAGCGCTGTGAAGCGATGTGTCCTAATAATGCATTGATTATTCGGAGGAATTCTTTTTCTTTTAGGGAGAATGCACTTTGGACAGAGACATATATAAAAAACATATACAAGCAAGCTGAGACAGGTGGGGTATTGCTTACTGGTGCAGGTAATCCTTTACCTTATCCGATTTATTGGGACAAGATGCTTTTAGATGCCTGTCAGGTGACAAATCCTTCAATTGACCCATTAAGGGAGCCGATGGAGATAAGGACATTTTTGGGGAGGAAGCCAGATGCATTAGAGGTGGATAAAGAGGGGGATAGATACTCTTTAAAGACGACATTATCTCCTCAAATTGTAATTGATTATCCTATTTTATTTGCTGCCATGTCATATGGTGCATTGAATTTGAATGTTCATCGTGCTTTAGCTAGGGCGGCGGAGGAACTAAACACACTTTACAACACAGGTGAAGGGGGTTTACATCCTGAGCTTTACAAATATGGAAAGCATACGATTGTGCAATGTGCTTCTGGCAGATTTGGTGTTCATCCTAGGTATTTGAAAGCTGGAGTAGCGATAGAAATAAAGATTGGTCAGGGTGCGAAGCCAGGTATTGGAGGTCATTTACCAGGGGAGAAGGTGGATGAAGAGATTTCTATGACAAGGATGATACCAGTAGGTACAGATGCACTTTCACCAGCGCCTCATCATGACATATACTCTATAGAGGATTTAAAGCAGCTTATATATGCTTTAAAGGAAGCAACAAATTATGAAAAATTAGTGTTTGTCAAGATTGCTGCTGTGCACAATGTAGCGGCGATTGCCAGTGGGATTGTGAGGGCAGGTGCGGATGTTATTGTGATTGATGGGTTTAGGGGTGGTACTGGAGCTGCTCCGACGATGATAAGGGATCATGTAGGGATTCCTGTTGAGTTAGCATTAGCGGCTGTAGATGAGAGATTGAGGAAGGAGGGGATAAGGAATCAGATTTCTATAATTGTTTCTGGAGGTATTAGGTGTAGTGCTGATGTTGTGAAGGCAATTGCTTTGGGTGCGGATGCTGTTTATATTGGGACGGCTGCTTTAATTGCGCTTGGTTGTACATTATGTCAGCATTGTTATACAGGGAAATGTCCTTGGGGTATAGCTACAAATGATCCTAAATTAAGGAAGAGGATAAAACCTGAGGAGGCAGCTAAAAGATTAGTAAATTTAGTTAAGGCATGGGGTCATGAGATTAAGGAGATGTTAGGTGCGATGGGGATAAATGCATTAGAAAGTCTTAGGGGAAATAGGGAGAGGCTTAGAGGGATTGGTCTTAATGAAAAGGAACTTTCTATTTTAGGAATAAAACATGCAGGTGAGTAA
- a CDS encoding glutamine amidotransferase family protein, whose protein sequence is MQVSKEISGCGLTGFLHKKGKKISGDLIVTSIANMHERGSGLGGGFAAYGIYPEYSDYYALHIMYEDNLAKKETESLLKENLYIAYEEVIPQRKNRFVSNPPVLKRYFVKSKSSSSPDDEIVKEVMKINLYIKGAFVFSSGKNMGVFKGVGFAEDIADFFKIDEYKGYIWIAHTRFPTNTPGWWGGAHPFSLLDWAIVHNGELSSYGINKRYIEMFGYHCCLLTDTEVVAYLLDLLIRRHKLPLEIACKILAPPFWDEIERMPEEEKKLYTTLRVVYGSALLNGPFAILFSFKDGLVGLNDRIKLRPLVCAETEDMVFMASEECAIRAICKEEANIYVPKAGEAVIARLGNA, encoded by the coding sequence ATGCAGGTGAGTAAAGAAATTTCTGGTTGTGGATTAACTGGTTTTTTACATAAAAAAGGAAAAAAAATTTCAGGGGATTTGATTGTAACTTCCATTGCCAATATGCATGAAAGAGGAAGTGGTCTTGGAGGTGGGTTTGCTGCTTATGGTATTTATCCTGAATATAGCGATTATTATGCTTTGCATATTATGTATGAAGATAATCTGGCAAAAAAGGAAACAGAATCACTTTTAAAGGAAAATTTATATATTGCTTATGAAGAGGTCATTCCACAAAGGAAAAATCGTTTTGTTTCAAATCCTCCTGTTCTTAAAAGATACTTTGTTAAATCAAAATCTTCATCCTCTCCTGATGATGAAATTGTTAAAGAGGTAATGAAAATAAATTTATATATTAAAGGAGCCTTTGTATTTTCTAGTGGAAAAAATATGGGAGTGTTTAAAGGTGTAGGATTTGCTGAAGATATAGCTGATTTTTTTAAAATAGATGAATATAAAGGTTATATCTGGATTGCTCATACTAGGTTTCCTACTAATACCCCAGGCTGGTGGGGTGGTGCTCATCCTTTTTCTCTTTTAGATTGGGCTATTGTGCACAATGGTGAGCTTTCTTCTTATGGGATAAATAAAAGATATATAGAAATGTTTGGCTATCATTGCTGTCTTTTAACTGATACTGAAGTTGTAGCCTATCTTTTAGATTTACTTATAAGAAGACATAAATTGCCTTTAGAAATAGCTTGTAAGATTTTAGCTCCTCCTTTTTGGGATGAAATTGAACGTATGCCAGAAGAAGAGAAAAAATTATATACAACTTTACGTGTAGTTTATGGAAGTGCCCTTTTAAATGGGCCTTTTGCTATTCTTTTTTCTTTTAAAGATGGATTAGTTGGTTTAAATGATAGGATAAAATTACGCCCGCTTGTTTGTGCAGAAACAGAAGATATGGTTTTTATGGCTTCAGAAGAGTGTGCCATAAGAGCTATTTGTAAAGAAGAAGCTAATATTTATGTTCCTAAAGCCGGAGAAGCAGTTATAGCGAGATTGGGAAATGCTTGA